From Microtus ochrogaster isolate Prairie Vole_2 unplaced genomic scaffold, MicOch1.0 UNK80, whole genome shotgun sequence, a single genomic window includes:
- the Jph4 gene encoding junctophilin-4 gives MSPGGKFDFDDGGCYVGGWEAGRAHGYGVCTGPGAQGEYSGCWAHGFESLGVFTGPGGHSYQGHWQQGKREGLGVERKSRWTYRGEWLGGLKGRSGVWESVSGLRYAGLWKDGFQDGYGTETYSDGGTYQGQWQAGKRHGYGVRQSVPYHQAALLRSPRRTSLDSGHSDPPTPPPPLPLPGDEGGSPASGSRGGFVLAGPGDADGASSRKRIPAAGGFFRRSLLLSGLRAGGRRSSLGSKRGSLRSEVSSEVGSTGPPGSEASGPPIPAPPALIEGSATEVYAGEWRADRRSGYGVSQRSNGLRYEGEWLGNRRHGYGRTTRPDGSREEGKYKRNRLVHGGRVRSLLPLALRRGKVKEKVDRAVEGARRAVSAARQRQEIAAARAADALLKAVAASSVAEKAVEAARMAKLIAQDLQPMLEAPGRRPRHDSGGSDTEPLDEDSPGVYENGLTPSEGSPELPSSPAHSHQPWRAPACRSPLPPRGDWGPFSSPKAWPEEWGGPGEQAEELAGYEAEDEAGMQGPGPRDGSPLLGGCSDSSGSLREEEGEDEESLPQLRAPGGSESEPATTPVLRGLSSRGPDAGCLMEELEEPAATERPAQPGAANPLVVGAVALLDLSLAFLFSQLLT, from the exons ATGTCCCCCGGGGGCAAGTTCGACTTTGACGACGGGGGCTGCTACGTGGGGGGCTGGGAGGCGGGGCGGGCACATGGCTACGGCGTGTGCACCGGGCCCGGCGCCCAGGGAGAGTACAGCGGCTGCTGGGCGCACGGCTTCGAGTCGTTGGGTGTCTTCACGGGGCCCGGCGGACACAGCTACCAGGGCCACTGGCAGCAGGGCAAGCGCGAAGGGCTGGGCGTGGAGCGCAAGAGCCGCTGGACCTACCGCGGCGAGTGGCTGGGCGGGCTGAAGGGGCGCAGCGGCGTGTGGGAGAGCGTGTCCGGCCTGCGCTACGCCGGGCTCTGGAAGGACGGCTTCCAGGACGGCTACGGCACCGAGACCTACTCCGACGGAG GCACCTACCAAGGCCAGTGGCAGGCCGGGAAGCGCCACGGCTACGGGGTGCGCCAGAGTGTACCCTACCACCAGGCGGCGCTTCTGCGCTCACCCCGCCGCACCTCCCTGGACTCGGGCCACAGCGACCCCCCGACGCCACCTCCGCCCCTACCCCTACCAGGAGATGAAGGAGGCAGCCCAGCCTCTGGCTCTCGAGGTGGCTTCGTGCTGGCGGGGCCAGGGGATGCCGATGGGGCGTCCTCCCGTAAGCGCATTCCAGCAGCAGGTGGATTCTTCCGCCGGTCACTGCTGCTCAGCGGGCTCCGGGCTGGTGGGCGCCGCAGCTCCCTGGGCAGCAAGAGGGGGTCTCTACGCAGCGAGGTGAGCAGCGAAGTTGGCAGTACAGGACCCCCGGGCTCTGAGGCCAGCGGGCCCCCTATCCCAGCGCCACCCGCCCTCATCGAGGGCTCAGCCACTGAGGTGTACGCTGGTGAGTGGCGTGCAGACCGGCGCAGTGGCTATGGAGTGAGCCAGAGATCCAACGGGCTGCGCTATGAAGGCGAGTGGCTGGGCAACCGAAGGCACGGATATGGACGCACCACCCGGCCCGATGGCTCCCGTGAGGAGGGCAAGTACAAGCGCAACCGGCTGGTGCACGGGGGACGTGTCCGCAGCCTCCTGCCTCTAGCCCTTAGACGGGGCAAAGTCAAGGAGAAGGTGGACAGGGCTGTCGAAGGTGCCCGTCGAGCTGTGAGTGCTGCCCGCCAGCGCCAGGAAATCGCTGCTGCCAG GGCAGCAGACGCCCTCCTAAAAGCAGTGGCAGCCAGCAGCGTCGCGGAGAAGGCTGTGGAGGCAGCGCGAATGGCCAAACTGATAGCGCAGGACCTACAACCCATGTTAGAGGCCCCAG GCCGCAGACCCAGACATGATTCAGGCGGTTCTGACACAGAGCCTTTGGATGAGGACAGCCCTGGGGTATACGAGAATGGACTGACCCCCTCAGAGGGCTCTCCGGAACTGCCCAgcagccccgcccactcccaccAACCTTGGCGAGCCCCTGCCTGCCGGAGCCCACTGCCTCCTAGAGGGGACTGGGGTCCCTTCTCCAGCCCTAAAGCTTGGCCTGAGGAGTGGGGAGGTCCTGGGGAGCAGGCAGAAGAACTAGCCGGCTATGAGGCTGAGGATGAGGCCGGGATGCAGGGTCCAGGACCCAGAGATGGTTCCCCACTTCTCGGAGGCTGCAGTGACAGTTCAGGAAGCCTtcgagaggaggagggggaagatgaAGAGTCCTTGCCCCAACTGAGGGCCCCAGGAGGCTCAGAGTCTGAGCCTGCCACCACACCAGTTTTGAGGGGCCTGTCTTCAAGGGGTCCTGATGCTGGGTGCCTGATGGAAGAGCTTGAGGAGCCTGCTGCCACCGAGAGGCCTGCCCAGCCG GGAGCTGCCAACCCCCTGGTGGTGGGAGCCGTGGCCTTGCTGGACCTCAGCCTGGCGTTCCTGTTCTCCCAGCTGCTCACCTGA
- the Ap1g2 gene encoding AP-1 complex subunit gamma-like 2 isoform X2: MSLRGGMVALRSRMMPSLKLQDLIEEIRGAKTQAQEREVIQKECAQIRASFRDGDPLQRHRQLAKLLYVHMLGYPAHFGQMECLKLIASPRFTDKRVGYLGAMLLLDERHDAHLLITNSIKNDLSQGIQAVQGLALCTLSAMGSAEMCRDLATEVEKLLLQPSPYVRKKAVLAAVHMIRKDPELSNIFLPPCAKLLRERHHGILLGTITLIMELCERSPAALRHFRKVVPQLVQILRTLVTTGYSTEHSISGVSDPFLQVQILRLLRILARNHEESSETMNDLLAQVATNTDTSRNAGNAVLLETVLTIMDIHSAAGLRVLAVNILGRFLLNNDKNIRYVALTSLLRLVQSDHSAVQRHRSTVVECLQETDASLSRRALELSLALVNSSNVRAMMRELQAFLESCPPDLRADCASGILLAAERFAPSKRWHIDTILHVLTTAGTYVRDDAVANLPQLIGEAQELHAYSVRRLYSALAEDISQQPLAQVAAWCIGEYGDLLLEGNCEETEPLQVEEEEVLALLEKVLQSHLSLPATRAYALTALMKLSTRLPGGNNRIRQVVSIYGSCVDIELQQRAVEYNMLFQKYDHMRPLSSWICSISWMTLLSMLSTFLLSILPPGKPWSTSWTFPVHLQPLLPSLVSECSSVKASDWT, from the exons ATGTCCTTGCGAGGCGGGATGGTGGCTCTCAGATCCAG GATGATGCCTTCGTTGAAACTTCAGGACCTAATCGAAGAGATACGCGGGGCCAAGACTCAGGCCCAGGAACGGGAAGTGATCCAGAAGGAGTGTGCTCAAATTCGGGCCTCCTTCCGCGATGGGGACCCCCTGCAGAGGCATCGCCAGCTGGCCAAACTGCTCTACGTCCACATGTTGGGCTACCCCGCCCACTTTGGACAG ATGGAGTGCCTGAAACTGATCGCCTCCCCCAGATTCACAGACAAGAGGGTGGGCTACCTGGGGGCGATGCTCCTATTGGATGAGAGGCACGATGCCCATCTGCTCATTACCAACAGCATCAAGAA TGACCTGAGCCAAGGGATTCAAGCAGTTCAAGGTCTGGCCCTGTGCACTCTGAGCGCCATGGGCTCTGCTGAGATGTGCCGGGACCTCGCCACTGAGGTGGAGAAGCTGCTCCTGCAGCCCAGCCCCTATGTGCGGAAGAAG GCTGTTTTGGCCGCCGTGCACATGATTCGGAAGGATCCCGAACTCTCCAACATCTTCCTCCCACCTTGTGCCAAACTGCTCCGTGAGCGCCATCATG GCATCCTGCTGGGCACCATCACGCTGATCATGGAGCTCTGTGAGAGAAGCCCTGCAGCCCTCAGGCACTTTCGCAAG GTAGTACCCCAGCTGGTACAGATCCTCCGGACTCTGGTGACAACGGGATATTCAACAGAGCACAGCATCTCTGGTGTCAGCGATCCCTTCTTGCAG GTCCAGATACTTCGTCTCCTTCGGATCCTGGCACGGAACCACGAAGAGAGCAGTGAGACCATGAATGACCTGCTGGCCCAG GTGGCCACCAACACAGACACCAGCCGAAATGCAGGCAATGCCGTCCTGTTGGAGACAGTGCTGACCATCATGGACATCCACTCTGCAGCGGGTCTCCGG GTTCTAGCTGTTAACATTCTTGGCCGTTTCTTGCTCAACAATGACAAGAATATTAG GTATGTGGCACTAACGTCGTTGCTTCGGCTGGTGCAGTCTGATCACAGTGCTGTACAGCGTCATCGGTCCACTGTGGTCGAATGTCTCCAGGAAACAGATGCCTCCCTCAGCAG GCGGGCCCTGGAGCTGAGCCTGGCCCTGGTGAACAGCTCCAACGTGCGAGCCATGATGCGGGAGCTGCAGGCCTTTCTGGAATCCTGCCCCCCTGATCTTCGGGCTGATTGTGCTTCTGGCATCCTATTGGCTGCGGAGAG GTTTGCTCCAAGCAAGCGGTGGCACATAGACACCATCCTGCACGTGCTGACCACG GCAGGCACCTATGTGAGAGATGACGCGGTGGCCAACCTGCCCCAGCTGATTGGGGAGGCCCAGGAGCTTCACGCCTACTCTGTGCGCCGCCTCTACAGTGCCTTAGCAGAAGACATCTCCCAG CAACCACTGGCTCAGGTGGCAGCCTGGTGCATTGGCGAGTATGGGGACCTCCTGCTGGAGGGTAACTGTGAGGAAACCGAGCCTTTGCAG gtggaagaggaggaggtgctgGCGCTGCTGGAGAAAGTGCTGCAGTCCCATCTGTCGCTGCCCGCCACCCGAGCCTATGCTCTCACAGCCCTCATGAAGCTCAGCACCCGGCTCCCGGGAGGTAACAA TCGTATCCGCCAGGTGGTCTCTATCTATGGGAGCTGTGTGGACATAGAGCTTCAGCAGCGGGCTGTGGAGTATAACATGCTCTTCCAGAAATATGATCACATGAG GCCACTAAGCTCTTGGATCTGCTCGATCTCCTGGATGACACTCCTGAGCATGCTCAGCACCTTCCTCCTCTCGATCCTTCCCCCGGGGAAACCTTGGTCCACCTCCTGGACCTTCCCTGTGCACCTCCAGCCCCTG ctCCCATCCCTAGTCTCCGAGTGTTCGAGCGTCAAGGCGTCCGACTGGACCTGA
- the Ap1g2 gene encoding AP-1 complex subunit gamma-like 2 isoform X1 produces the protein MSLRGGMVALRSRMMPSLKLQDLIEEIRGAKTQAQEREVIQKECAQIRASFRDGDPLQRHRQLAKLLYVHMLGYPAHFGQMECLKLIASPRFTDKRVGYLGAMLLLDERHDAHLLITNSIKNDLSQGIQAVQGLALCTLSAMGSAEMCRDLATEVEKLLLQPSPYVRKKAVLAAVHMIRKDPELSNIFLPPCAKLLRERHHGILLGTITLIMELCERSPAALRHFRKVVPQLVQILRTLVTTGYSTEHSISGVSDPFLQVQILRLLRILARNHEESSETMNDLLAQVATNTDTSRNAGNAVLLETVLTIMDIHSAAGLRVLAVNILGRFLLNNDKNIRYVALTSLLRLVQSDHSAVQRHRSTVVECLQETDASLSRRALELSLALVNSSNVRAMMRELQAFLESCPPDLRADCASGILLAAERFAPSKRWHIDTILHVLTTAGTYVRDDAVANLPQLIGEAQELHAYSVRRLYSALAEDISQQPLAQVAAWCIGEYGDLLLEGNCEETEPLQVEEEEVLALLEKVLQSHLSLPATRAYALTALMKLSTRLPGGNNRIRQVVSIYGSCVDIELQQRAVEYNMLFQKYDHMRAAILEKMPLVERSDPHVDEEGKENKAGAQLLEASAPVPTEPQATKLLDLLDLLDDTPEHAQHLPPLDPSPGETLVHLLDLPCAPPAPAPIPSLRVFERQGVRLDLTFVRPLETPALLLVTATTTNSSREDVTHFVCQAAVPKSFQLQLQAPSGDTIPAQGGLPITQLFRILNPNKATLRLKLRLTYNHFGQPVQEIFEVDNLPVETWQ, from the exons ATGTCCTTGCGAGGCGGGATGGTGGCTCTCAGATCCAG GATGATGCCTTCGTTGAAACTTCAGGACCTAATCGAAGAGATACGCGGGGCCAAGACTCAGGCCCAGGAACGGGAAGTGATCCAGAAGGAGTGTGCTCAAATTCGGGCCTCCTTCCGCGATGGGGACCCCCTGCAGAGGCATCGCCAGCTGGCCAAACTGCTCTACGTCCACATGTTGGGCTACCCCGCCCACTTTGGACAG ATGGAGTGCCTGAAACTGATCGCCTCCCCCAGATTCACAGACAAGAGGGTGGGCTACCTGGGGGCGATGCTCCTATTGGATGAGAGGCACGATGCCCATCTGCTCATTACCAACAGCATCAAGAA TGACCTGAGCCAAGGGATTCAAGCAGTTCAAGGTCTGGCCCTGTGCACTCTGAGCGCCATGGGCTCTGCTGAGATGTGCCGGGACCTCGCCACTGAGGTGGAGAAGCTGCTCCTGCAGCCCAGCCCCTATGTGCGGAAGAAG GCTGTTTTGGCCGCCGTGCACATGATTCGGAAGGATCCCGAACTCTCCAACATCTTCCTCCCACCTTGTGCCAAACTGCTCCGTGAGCGCCATCATG GCATCCTGCTGGGCACCATCACGCTGATCATGGAGCTCTGTGAGAGAAGCCCTGCAGCCCTCAGGCACTTTCGCAAG GTAGTACCCCAGCTGGTACAGATCCTCCGGACTCTGGTGACAACGGGATATTCAACAGAGCACAGCATCTCTGGTGTCAGCGATCCCTTCTTGCAG GTCCAGATACTTCGTCTCCTTCGGATCCTGGCACGGAACCACGAAGAGAGCAGTGAGACCATGAATGACCTGCTGGCCCAG GTGGCCACCAACACAGACACCAGCCGAAATGCAGGCAATGCCGTCCTGTTGGAGACAGTGCTGACCATCATGGACATCCACTCTGCAGCGGGTCTCCGG GTTCTAGCTGTTAACATTCTTGGCCGTTTCTTGCTCAACAATGACAAGAATATTAG GTATGTGGCACTAACGTCGTTGCTTCGGCTGGTGCAGTCTGATCACAGTGCTGTACAGCGTCATCGGTCCACTGTGGTCGAATGTCTCCAGGAAACAGATGCCTCCCTCAGCAG GCGGGCCCTGGAGCTGAGCCTGGCCCTGGTGAACAGCTCCAACGTGCGAGCCATGATGCGGGAGCTGCAGGCCTTTCTGGAATCCTGCCCCCCTGATCTTCGGGCTGATTGTGCTTCTGGCATCCTATTGGCTGCGGAGAG GTTTGCTCCAAGCAAGCGGTGGCACATAGACACCATCCTGCACGTGCTGACCACG GCAGGCACCTATGTGAGAGATGACGCGGTGGCCAACCTGCCCCAGCTGATTGGGGAGGCCCAGGAGCTTCACGCCTACTCTGTGCGCCGCCTCTACAGTGCCTTAGCAGAAGACATCTCCCAG CAACCACTGGCTCAGGTGGCAGCCTGGTGCATTGGCGAGTATGGGGACCTCCTGCTGGAGGGTAACTGTGAGGAAACCGAGCCTTTGCAG gtggaagaggaggaggtgctgGCGCTGCTGGAGAAAGTGCTGCAGTCCCATCTGTCGCTGCCCGCCACCCGAGCCTATGCTCTCACAGCCCTCATGAAGCTCAGCACCCGGCTCCCGGGAGGTAACAA TCGTATCCGCCAGGTGGTCTCTATCTATGGGAGCTGTGTGGACATAGAGCTTCAGCAGCGGGCTGTGGAGTATAACATGCTCTTCCAGAAATATGATCACATGAG GGCTGCCATCCTGGAAAAGATGCCTCTCGTGGAGCGCAGTGACCCTCACGTtgatgaagaaggaaaggaaaacaaagccgGGGCCCAGCTCTTGGAAGCATCAGCCCCTGTCCCCACAGAGCCCCAA GCCACTAAGCTCTTGGATCTGCTCGATCTCCTGGATGACACTCCTGAGCATGCTCAGCACCTTCCTCCTCTCGATCCTTCCCCCGGGGAAACCTTGGTCCACCTCCTGGACCTTCCCTGTGCACCTCCAGCCCCTG ctCCCATCCCTAGTCTCCGAGTGTTCGAGCGTCAAGGCGTCCGACTGGACCTGACCTTCGTGCGGCCTCTGGAAACCCCAGCCTTGCTCTTagtcactgccaccaccaccaactcCTCGAGGGAGGACGTTACCCACTTTGTTTGCCAGGCAGCTGTGCCCAAG AGTTTCCAGCTGCAGCTACAGGCCCCCAGTGGGGACACAATTCCAGCTCAGGGTGGCCTTCCTATCACCCAGCTCTTCAGAATCCTCAATCCTAACAAG gCAACGCTGCGACTAAAGCTACGCCTCACCTACAACCACTTTGGCCAGCCGGTACAGGAGATCTTTGAGGTGGATAACTTGCCCGTGGAGACGTGGCAGTAA
- the Ap1g2 gene encoding AP-1 complex subunit gamma-like 2 isoform X3: MVVPQLVQILRTLVTTGYSTEHSISGVSDPFLQVQILRLLRILARNHEESSETMNDLLAQVATNTDTSRNAGNAVLLETVLTIMDIHSAAGLRVLAVNILGRFLLNNDKNIRYVALTSLLRLVQSDHSAVQRHRSTVVECLQETDASLSRRALELSLALVNSSNVRAMMRELQAFLESCPPDLRADCASGILLAAERFAPSKRWHIDTILHVLTTAGTYVRDDAVANLPQLIGEAQELHAYSVRRLYSALAEDISQQPLAQVAAWCIGEYGDLLLEGNCEETEPLQVEEEEVLALLEKVLQSHLSLPATRAYALTALMKLSTRLPGGNNRIRQVVSIYGSCVDIELQQRAVEYNMLFQKYDHMRAAILEKMPLVERSDPHVDEEGKENKAGAQLLEASAPVPTEPQATKLLDLLDLLDDTPEHAQHLPPLDPSPGETLVHLLDLPCAPPAPAPIPSLRVFERQGVRLDLTFVRPLETPALLLVTATTTNSSREDVTHFVCQAAVPKSFQLQLQAPSGDTIPAQGGLPITQLFRILNPNKATLRLKLRLTYNHFGQPVQEIFEVDNLPVETWQ; the protein is encoded by the exons ATG GTAGTACCCCAGCTGGTACAGATCCTCCGGACTCTGGTGACAACGGGATATTCAACAGAGCACAGCATCTCTGGTGTCAGCGATCCCTTCTTGCAG GTCCAGATACTTCGTCTCCTTCGGATCCTGGCACGGAACCACGAAGAGAGCAGTGAGACCATGAATGACCTGCTGGCCCAG GTGGCCACCAACACAGACACCAGCCGAAATGCAGGCAATGCCGTCCTGTTGGAGACAGTGCTGACCATCATGGACATCCACTCTGCAGCGGGTCTCCGG GTTCTAGCTGTTAACATTCTTGGCCGTTTCTTGCTCAACAATGACAAGAATATTAG GTATGTGGCACTAACGTCGTTGCTTCGGCTGGTGCAGTCTGATCACAGTGCTGTACAGCGTCATCGGTCCACTGTGGTCGAATGTCTCCAGGAAACAGATGCCTCCCTCAGCAG GCGGGCCCTGGAGCTGAGCCTGGCCCTGGTGAACAGCTCCAACGTGCGAGCCATGATGCGGGAGCTGCAGGCCTTTCTGGAATCCTGCCCCCCTGATCTTCGGGCTGATTGTGCTTCTGGCATCCTATTGGCTGCGGAGAG GTTTGCTCCAAGCAAGCGGTGGCACATAGACACCATCCTGCACGTGCTGACCACG GCAGGCACCTATGTGAGAGATGACGCGGTGGCCAACCTGCCCCAGCTGATTGGGGAGGCCCAGGAGCTTCACGCCTACTCTGTGCGCCGCCTCTACAGTGCCTTAGCAGAAGACATCTCCCAG CAACCACTGGCTCAGGTGGCAGCCTGGTGCATTGGCGAGTATGGGGACCTCCTGCTGGAGGGTAACTGTGAGGAAACCGAGCCTTTGCAG gtggaagaggaggaggtgctgGCGCTGCTGGAGAAAGTGCTGCAGTCCCATCTGTCGCTGCCCGCCACCCGAGCCTATGCTCTCACAGCCCTCATGAAGCTCAGCACCCGGCTCCCGGGAGGTAACAA TCGTATCCGCCAGGTGGTCTCTATCTATGGGAGCTGTGTGGACATAGAGCTTCAGCAGCGGGCTGTGGAGTATAACATGCTCTTCCAGAAATATGATCACATGAG GGCTGCCATCCTGGAAAAGATGCCTCTCGTGGAGCGCAGTGACCCTCACGTtgatgaagaaggaaaggaaaacaaagccgGGGCCCAGCTCTTGGAAGCATCAGCCCCTGTCCCCACAGAGCCCCAA GCCACTAAGCTCTTGGATCTGCTCGATCTCCTGGATGACACTCCTGAGCATGCTCAGCACCTTCCTCCTCTCGATCCTTCCCCCGGGGAAACCTTGGTCCACCTCCTGGACCTTCCCTGTGCACCTCCAGCCCCTG ctCCCATCCCTAGTCTCCGAGTGTTCGAGCGTCAAGGCGTCCGACTGGACCTGACCTTCGTGCGGCCTCTGGAAACCCCAGCCTTGCTCTTagtcactgccaccaccaccaactcCTCGAGGGAGGACGTTACCCACTTTGTTTGCCAGGCAGCTGTGCCCAAG AGTTTCCAGCTGCAGCTACAGGCCCCCAGTGGGGACACAATTCCAGCTCAGGGTGGCCTTCCTATCACCCAGCTCTTCAGAATCCTCAATCCTAACAAG gCAACGCTGCGACTAAAGCTACGCCTCACCTACAACCACTTTGGCCAGCCGGTACAGGAGATCTTTGAGGTGGATAACTTGCCCGTGGAGACGTGGCAGTAA